The following coding sequences are from one Liolophura sinensis isolate JHLJ2023 chromosome 12, CUHK_Ljap_v2, whole genome shotgun sequence window:
- the LOC135479693 gene encoding phospholipid-transporting ATPase IF-like → MMFGCGCCKTAIRPEVRTVYVGNHPPSYTDVYVPERFPDNRVISSKYTLWNFLPKNLFEQFQRIANFYFLCMVFIQLIIESPVSPVTSIIPLLIVVSVTAVKQGYEDRLRHVADNEVNNRPAFVLREGILTEVKSMAIKVGDIVRVQTNHGFPCDMVMLSSHDPEGVCYVTTANLDGETNLKAHSCVVDTRKHQSVEELDTLNAVIECEQPIADLYSFKGRIKINSGGETVVRSLGPENVLLRGARLKNTPYVYGCAIYTGQETKMALNSEFKKTKISRVERSMNIFLIVFLVLLLLEAGLCTGLKYWFEGVPELGQPWYIPPYGNITAKAVIQDFFAFLVLFNYVIPISLYVTIELQKFVGSLFFKWDIKMYDDATGHAAKANTSDLNEELGQVEYLFTDKTGTLTENDMQFRQCSIKGVRYIDMGGMLCTKPDMPDVQAPPVHLLTDSTIAAVGLDVGVGVLRILGASVAQLPEIEEFLTVLVLCHLVRVDRADDVTAGAASMYSSTGFDYDYTAPSPDEKALVEACRRYGVVYHGIHDDRMEVTFKGEMRRYKPLHVLEFDAVRKRMSVIVQNEKDEVFLLCKGAESAILDRVETGDKFTTLQHVNQYAVLGLRTLCIAQRKLSVEEFEDIDTQLNSARNSLEDREEQLIRVFDLAERKLELLGATAVEDKLQDGVPETIESLRTAGIKVWVLTGDKEETAVNISYSAGHFKQGMMELRVTKQTNPNECGEIIEKHLSLISRLPSSQYALIIDGASLNHTIFHHSNALRNLAQKCVAVLCCRMSPIQKAEVVRLVKTSTSNPVTAAIGDGANDVSMIQEAHVGLGIMGKEGRQAVRNSDYAFVRFRFLNRALLVHGHYYYIRIANLVQYFFYKNVAFITAQVYYAFFSAFSEQSIFDSFVLMFYNLTYTSLPILIYGIFEQHISSETLLRKPELYKKIARNEILSAWNFTVWNLIGLWHSIVFFFGVFLLFADGASLFPSGEMMGNFSFGALVITVCVLTVDFKLCLMIYHWSPPIVISLIFGLMGFFVVTMFYNAILWPKILIEKSSMYSVLTNVLSSGTVWLSILLLMVIALLPDIVMRAYHDTFHHPDRWTKKASLEPAALGSQCESVTGSGITLLRD, encoded by the exons GGATATGAAGATCGTTTGCGACATGTTGCAGACAATGAGGTCAACAATAGGCCGGCATTTGTTCTCAGGGAGGGGATTCTCACAGAGGTCAAATCCATGGCTATCAAG GTGGGTGATATCGTGAGGGTGCAGACGAATCATGGCTTCCCATGCGATATGGTCATGTTGTCTTCTCACGACCCTGAAGGAGTCTGTTATGTTACAACAGCAAACCTTGACGGGGAAACAAACTTAAAG GCCCATTCCTGTGTGGTTGACACACGCAAACATCAGAGCGTGGAGGAGCTGGACACTCTGAATGCGGTCATTGAGTGTGAACAGCCAATCGCTGACCTGTACAGCTTCAAAGGGAGAATCAAAATCAACTCTGGCGGGGAGACCGTGGTGAGGTCTCTCGGACCAGAGAATGTCCTGCTGAGGGGGGCCAGGCTCAAGAATACACCTTACGTTTATG gTTGTGCAATATATACAGGGCAAGAAACAAAGATGGCTTTAAATTCTGAATTCAAGAAGACAAAAATTTCCAGAGTTGAGCG aTCTATGAATATATTCCTGATTGTGTttctggtgttgttgttgttggaggcTGGGTTATGTACTGGCCTGAAGTACTGGTTTGAGGGCGTGCCAGAACTGGGTCAGCCCTGGTACATTCCCCCATATGGTAACATTACC gCTAAAGCTGTGATACAAGATTTTTTCGCCTTCCTTGTTTTATTCAACTATGTTATACCCATATCATTATATGTCACAATAG aactTCAAAAGTTTGTAGGATCTCTATTTTTTAAATGGGACATTAAAATGTATGATGACGCTACTGGGCATGCTGCCAAAGCCAACACGTCTGATCTTAATGAAGAGTTGGGACAG GTGGAGTATTTGTTCACGGACAAGACAGGGACGTTAACAGAGAATGACATGCAGTTTCGCCAGTGCTCTATCAAGGGTGTCCGTTATATTGACATGGGTGGAATGCTTTGTACCAAACCAGACATGCCCGATGTACAGGCACCTCCGGTCCATCTTTTAACA GATAGCACCATTGCTGCTGTTGGACTTGATGTTGGAGTTGGTGTTCTACGCattctgggggcctccgtggctcagttg CCTGAGATAGAGGAGTTTCTCACTGTTCTGGTGCTGTGTCATTTGGTGCGTGTGGACCGTGCCGATGATGTCACTGCGGGCGCTGCCAGCATGTACAGCAGCACAGGGTTTGATTACGACTACACAGCTCCGTCACCAGACGAGAAGGCTTTGGTGGAAGCGTGTAGGAG GTATGGTGTTGTATACCATGGTATCCATGACGACCGCATGGAGGTAACATTTAAAGGAGAGATGAGACGTTACAAACCCCTCCATGTGTTAGAGTTTGATGCAGTTAGGAAAAGAATGAGTGTAATCGTACAGAATGAGAAAG ATGAGGTGTTTTTGTTGTGCAAAGGGGCAGAGTCGGCCATCTTGGATCGTGTGGAGACAGGGGATAAATTCACCACACTACAGCATGTCAACCAGTATGCAGTG CTTGGATTGAGAACATTGTGTATTGCTCAGAGAAAGTTATCGGTGGAAGAATTTGAGGACATTGACACTCAGCTGAACTCTGCACGGAACTCCTTGGAGGATCGAGAAGAACAG TTGATCAGAGTGTTTGATCTCGCGGAGAGGAAGCTAGAGTTGCTAGGGGCAACTGCTGTGGAAGATAAACTCCAAGATGGTGTGCCAGAGACGATAGAGTCTTTGAGGACTGCTGGTATAAAG GTGTGGGTGCTGACTGGGGATAAGGAAGAGACGGCTGTTAACATTAGCTACTCGGCGGGTCATTTTAAACAGGGCATGATGGAACTCAGGGTTACTAAACAGACCAATCCAAATGAATGTGGGGAAATCATAGAAAAACATCTCTCACT CATATCACGACTACCAAGCAGTCAGTACGCATTGATCATTGACGGGGCCAGTCTTAATCACACCATATTTCACCACAGCAATGCGCTCCGGAATCTCGCTCAAAAGTGCGTTGCAGTTCTCTGCTGTAGGATGTCTCCCATACAAAAAGCTGAG GTTGTGCGACTCGTCAAGACCAGCACGTCCAATCCCGTGACTGCTGCGATAGGAGACGGAGCCAACGATGTCAGCATGATACAAGAAGCTCACGTCGGACTGG GAATCATGGGTAAAGAAGGGCGACAAGCTGTTCGGAACAGCGATTATGCATTTGTTCGATTTCGGTTTCTCAATCGTGCATTATTGGTTCACGGACATTATTACTACATTCGCATTGCCAATTTggttcagtattttttttataag AACGTTGCCTTCATCACAGCCCAAGTCTACTATGCATTTTTTAGTGCATTTTCAGAACAG tcAATTTTTGACAGCTTTGTACTCATGTTTTATAACCTGACGTATACCTCCTTGCCAATCTTGATCTACGGTATTTTTGAGCAACATATTTCCTCGGAGACTTTGCTGCGCAAACCCGAGCTGTAtaa AAAAATCGCTAGAAATGAGATCTTGTCTGCCTGGAATTTTACTGTTTGGAACCTAATAG GTCTCTGGCAttccattgttttcttttttggtgtgtttttgcTGTTTGCTGATGGGGCGTCTCTTTTCCCGTCGGGGGAG ATGATGGGAAATTTCTCTTTTGGTGCACTTGTTATTACTGTATGTGTGTTAACTGTTGACTTCAAG CTGTGCTTGATGATCTACCACTGGTCACCTCCAATTGTGATATCTTTGATATTTGGTCTTATGGGATTTTTTGTTGTCACCATGTTCTACAATGCCATTTTGTG GCCAAAGATCTTGATAGAGAAGAGTAGTATGTACTCTGTGTTAACCAATGTATTGAGTAGCGGGACGGTGTGGCTGAGTATACTACTGCTTATGGTCATAGCCCTGCTGCCTGACATTGTTATGAGGGCATACCATGACACATTTCATCATCCAGACAGGTGGACTAAAAAG GCGTCGTTGGAGCCTGCAGCGCTGGGCAGCCAGTGCGAATCAGTCACAGGAAGTGGGATTACCTTACTGCGCGACTAA